From Phenylobacterium montanum, the proteins below share one genomic window:
- a CDS encoding glycosyl hydrolase — protein sequence MAAKGTTPSRAVMMGALLLGVALTGAPDHAALAGSAETDSLAAGFENPPMSARPRVWWHWMNGNVTKDGIAKDLDWMSRVGIGGLQTFDVDLMTPQIVPHRLVYMSPEWKDAFRFAAGLADEKGLELAIASSPGWSETGGPWVKPEDAMKKLVWSETILAGGQPFQGVLAQPPKATGPMGDLAEEPSFLGPPDPNKPQIYADAAVVAYRIPDAPAPAPVIALAGGASLEAGAIQDGKLSTGLEIARGDDKAPTTLVFSYPAPVTIRTLVIALSPNNDVFGFGGAQVAPRLEAEDGSGGWKQVAQVDLRGAAQTTISFAAVTAQHFRIVFEPAPRSNENPFSGVPGAQVFDFGAAPPLKTITIKELRLESEPRVNRFELKAGFGVAPSYFALDLGLQDEPGVAIQDVIDLTSHMAPDGRLDWTPPPGRWRVLRLGYSLTGTTNHPTTKEASGLEVDKLDGPAVRRYLETYLSLYSDAAGGDRIGQHGVRALLTDSIEVGAANWTPKMLDDFQRLRGYDPRPWLPVLTGAVIGSRAQSDAFLYDYRRTLADLLASQHYGTVADVAHEHGLKLYGEALEDRRPMLGDDLTMRSHTDVPMSALWTYDPAKGPKPSYLGDMRGAASVAHIYGQNVVAAESLTAAFSPWAFAPHDLKKFIDLEFASGVNRPVIHTSVHQPLDDKQPGLSLFIFGQYFNRHETWAEMARPWIDYISRSAYLLQQGRNVADVAYFIGEERPITQLYEDHALGDLPRTYAFDFVDADIVLGKLSVDGQELVSPAGARYRALYLGGDSRRMTLPVLKKLAALAEAGGVIVGAAPTATPSLADDQKAFDDLVHQLWSGAPITAVGRGKVIASTDIEASLGQMGQRPDFRYDDPAGDRKVLFVHRRTPDADIYFVDNRKDRPEAFDAHFRIAGRTPEIWRAETGAAEPVSYRIEEAETRVPLEMRPYDAFFVVFRRPAHTAVRTIAKAAWRPALTLDRGWDVTFQPERGARAEAHFDKLASLSDNADPGVRYFSGVATYRTSFHADALRPGQRAQLDLGRIGDVGQVLVNGVAVGTAWNAPYRMDVTKALRPGENRLEVRIADLWVNRLIGDQQPGAKKITFTVAPTYKPDAPLRPSGLMGPVRLLTTR from the coding sequence ATGGCCGCAAAAGGGACCACTCCGAGCCGCGCGGTGATGATGGGGGCTCTGCTGCTGGGAGTTGCGCTGACCGGCGCGCCCGACCATGCCGCCCTGGCCGGATCCGCCGAGACAGACAGCCTGGCCGCCGGCTTTGAAAACCCGCCGATGAGCGCGCGGCCGCGGGTCTGGTGGCACTGGATGAACGGCAACGTCACCAAGGACGGCATCGCCAAGGACCTCGACTGGATGTCGCGCGTCGGCATTGGTGGCCTTCAGACCTTCGACGTCGACCTGATGACGCCGCAGATCGTTCCGCACCGCCTGGTCTACATGTCGCCGGAATGGAAGGACGCCTTTCGCTTCGCGGCCGGCTTGGCCGACGAGAAGGGCCTGGAACTGGCCATCGCTTCCTCGCCGGGCTGGAGCGAGACCGGCGGCCCTTGGGTCAAGCCCGAGGATGCGATGAAGAAACTGGTCTGGAGCGAAACCATCCTCGCCGGCGGCCAGCCGTTCCAGGGCGTCCTGGCGCAGCCGCCGAAGGCCACGGGGCCTATGGGCGACCTGGCTGAAGAACCCAGCTTTCTCGGACCGCCCGATCCGAACAAGCCACAGATCTACGCCGACGCCGCCGTGGTCGCCTATCGAATCCCGGATGCGCCTGCGCCCGCCCCCGTCATCGCCCTCGCCGGGGGGGCGTCGCTGGAGGCAGGCGCGATCCAGGACGGCAAGCTGTCGACCGGCCTTGAGATCGCCCGCGGCGACGACAAGGCGCCGACCACCCTCGTCTTCAGCTACCCGGCGCCGGTGACGATCCGGACCCTGGTCATAGCCCTCAGCCCCAACAACGACGTATTCGGGTTCGGCGGCGCGCAGGTCGCTCCACGGCTGGAGGCGGAGGACGGTTCAGGCGGCTGGAAGCAGGTGGCGCAGGTCGATCTGCGCGGCGCGGCGCAAACCACCATCAGCTTCGCCGCGGTGACCGCCCAGCATTTCCGCATCGTCTTTGAGCCGGCGCCGCGGTCGAACGAAAACCCCTTTTCCGGGGTTCCGGGCGCCCAGGTCTTCGATTTCGGGGCCGCCCCACCCCTCAAGACCATCACCATCAAGGAGCTCAGGCTGGAGAGCGAGCCCCGGGTCAATCGCTTCGAGCTGAAGGCGGGCTTTGGCGTCGCGCCGAGCTACTTCGCTCTGGACCTTGGGCTACAGGACGAGCCGGGCGTTGCGATCCAGGATGTGATCGATCTGACCAGCCACATGGCGCCAGATGGCCGGCTCGACTGGACCCCGCCGCCTGGCCGCTGGAGGGTGCTGCGCCTCGGCTACTCCCTTACGGGCACCACCAACCACCCGACCACCAAGGAGGCCTCCGGCCTGGAGGTCGATAAGCTCGACGGCCCCGCCGTTCGCCGCTATCTGGAGACCTATCTCTCGCTCTACTCCGACGCGGCCGGAGGCGACCGGATCGGCCAACACGGCGTTCGGGCGCTGCTCACGGACAGCATCGAGGTCGGCGCAGCCAACTGGACCCCGAAGATGCTGGACGACTTCCAGCGCCTACGCGGCTACGATCCTCGTCCCTGGCTGCCGGTGCTGACCGGGGCGGTGATCGGCTCGCGCGCTCAAAGCGACGCCTTCCTCTATGACTACCGCCGCACCTTGGCCGATCTTCTGGCGAGCCAGCACTACGGGACGGTGGCCGACGTCGCCCACGAACATGGGCTGAAACTCTATGGCGAGGCGCTCGAGGATCGCCGCCCGATGCTCGGCGACGACCTGACCATGCGCAGCCACACCGACGTTCCGATGTCGGCGCTATGGACCTACGACCCCGCCAAGGGTCCCAAGCCCTCCTACCTCGGCGACATGCGTGGCGCGGCCTCGGTCGCCCACATCTATGGCCAGAACGTGGTCGCGGCTGAATCTCTGACGGCGGCCTTCTCGCCGTGGGCCTTCGCTCCACACGACCTGAAGAAGTTCATCGACCTCGAGTTCGCCTCCGGCGTCAACAGGCCGGTGATCCATACCTCGGTCCACCAGCCGCTCGACGACAAGCAGCCGGGCCTGTCGCTGTTCATCTTCGGCCAGTACTTCAACCGTCACGAGACCTGGGCGGAGATGGCCCGACCTTGGATCGACTACATCTCCCGCAGCGCCTACCTCCTGCAACAGGGCCGCAACGTGGCCGACGTCGCCTATTTCATCGGCGAGGAGCGGCCGATCACTCAGCTTTACGAGGATCATGCGCTCGGCGACCTGCCACGCACCTATGCCTTCGACTTCGTCGACGCCGATATCGTGCTCGGCAAGCTCTCGGTGGACGGCCAGGAACTGGTTTCGCCGGCCGGCGCCCGTTATCGCGCGCTCTATCTCGGCGGCGACAGCCGCCGCATGACCCTGCCGGTGCTGAAGAAGCTGGCCGCCCTGGCCGAGGCCGGCGGCGTCATCGTGGGGGCCGCACCGACCGCAACGCCCAGCCTCGCCGATGACCAGAAGGCGTTCGACGACCTGGTCCATCAGCTCTGGAGCGGCGCGCCCATCACGGCCGTGGGCCGTGGAAAGGTCATCGCGAGCACCGATATCGAGGCCTCGCTCGGCCAGATGGGACAGAGGCCTGACTTTCGCTATGACGACCCCGCCGGCGACCGGAAGGTGCTGTTCGTTCACCGCCGGACGCCGGACGCCGACATCTATTTCGTCGACAACCGCAAGGATCGGCCGGAGGCCTTCGACGCCCATTTCCGCATTGCGGGCAGAACGCCTGAGATCTGGCGCGCCGAAACGGGGGCCGCCGAGCCGGTCAGCTACCGGATCGAAGAGGCCGAGACGCGCGTCCCGCTCGAGATGCGCCCCTACGACGCCTTCTTTGTGGTGTTCCGCAGGCCTGCGCACACCGCCGTCCGGACCATCGCGAAGGCGGCCTGGCGTCCCGCCCTCACCCTGGATCGCGGATGGGACGTTACGTTCCAGCCCGAGCGCGGGGCGCGGGCCGAGGCCCATTTCGACAAGCTGGCCTCACTCAGCGACAATGCAGATCCCGGCGTGCGCTACTTCTCAGGCGTTGCGACCTACCGCACCTCCTTCCACGCCGATGCGCTGCGGCCAGGCCAAAGGGCGCAGCTGGACCTTGGGCGCATCGGCGATGTCGGACAGGTGCTCGTCAATGGCGTGGCGGTCGGCACAGCCTGGAATGCGCCCTACCGCATGGATGTGACCAAGGCGCTACGTCCGGGCGAAAACCGGCTGGAGGTCCGTATCGCCGACCTTTGGGTCAATCGCCTGATCGGCGACCAGCAGCCCGGCGCCAAGAAAATCACATTCACCGTCGCGCCGACCTACAAGCCCGACGCGCCGCTGAGACCGTCGGGACTGATGGGACCGGTGAGGCTGCTGACCACGCGATAG
- a CDS encoding beta-glucosidase family protein, whose translation MAGLAVTGRYGGVTEPAGRRGKPSGFKETAQRIPPLGLATAHPAVFRGDAMRGLLCNGLSAIAALAALASPTAGQTHESGAPSPAIEARVASLLGQMTLEEKLTLVNGRFPRMMKSLPAGVIPSAGYVAGVARLGVPEMKESDASLGVANAGRTGDDAVALPSALALAASWDADMAYAGGAMIGGEARHKGFNVLLAGGVNLVRDPFNGRNFEYLGEDPLLAGRMAAASVRGVQSQHVISTVKHFVLNAQETGRHVLDARIGEAALRESDLLAFEIAIESGAPGAVMCAYNKVGGAYACENPHILTDVLKTDWGWKGFVMSDWGAVHTVEAARAGLDQESGQELDQEAYFDAPLRAALADGRVSLTRLNDMVGRILRSQLATGLMDPLPAAGPYDKAADAAIAQAEAEAGLLLLKNEGDILPLAAGARRIAVIGGHADVGVLSGGGSSQVIPAGSLVRARPAASPAWSEGIVYHPSSPLAAIRSRAGSGVVQFDPGEDIASAARLARDSDVAVVFAEQWTTEGADAPLSLSDHQEALIGAVATANPRTIVVLENGGPVLMPWIDAAKAVVEAWYPGQRGGEAIARLLFGEVSPKGRLPVTFAAGPDQLVRPSPPGLAMATAEGLKPEAQAPFAVNYVEGSSVGYRWFAEKDRKPLFPFGYGLSYTRFHYGRLKATGGSGVTVQVEVANIGQRPGVAVAQLYLAKSPGRTQQRLLGWRRVALKPGERRRVEITAEPRLLADWDEAAHDWRIRPGAYALFVGDNADDRAATAQAVLRGAELKP comes from the coding sequence ATGGCTGGATTGGCCGTCACCGGACGTTATGGCGGCGTGACCGAACCCGCCGGGCGCCGCGGCAAGCCATCGGGCTTCAAGGAGACTGCCCAGCGGATACCCCCGCTGGGCCTGGCTACGGCGCATCCCGCCGTCTTTAGAGGAGACGCCATGCGGGGCTTGTTGTGCAACGGTCTGAGCGCGATAGCCGCGCTCGCCGCCCTGGCTTCGCCGACCGCTGGGCAGACCCATGAGAGCGGCGCCCCATCGCCCGCCATCGAGGCGCGCGTCGCGAGCTTGCTGGGCCAGATGACCCTCGAGGAAAAGCTCACCCTGGTGAACGGCCGCTTTCCCAGGATGATGAAATCGCTGCCCGCCGGTGTCATCCCCTCCGCCGGCTACGTAGCCGGCGTCGCGAGGCTCGGTGTTCCGGAGATGAAGGAGAGCGACGCCAGCCTCGGGGTCGCCAATGCTGGACGCACCGGCGATGACGCGGTCGCCCTGCCCTCCGCCCTGGCCCTCGCCGCCAGCTGGGACGCCGACATGGCTTACGCCGGCGGCGCCATGATCGGCGGCGAAGCCCGACACAAGGGCTTCAATGTCCTGCTCGCCGGCGGGGTCAATCTGGTCCGCGACCCCTTCAACGGACGCAACTTCGAATATCTCGGCGAGGATCCCTTGCTCGCCGGCCGCATGGCGGCGGCCTCGGTTCGCGGCGTGCAGTCCCAACACGTGATCTCGACCGTCAAGCATTTCGTGCTGAATGCGCAGGAAACGGGCCGCCACGTACTCGACGCAAGGATTGGCGAAGCCGCGCTTCGCGAATCCGACCTCTTGGCCTTCGAAATCGCCATCGAGTCGGGCGCCCCCGGCGCGGTCATGTGCGCCTACAACAAGGTCGGCGGCGCCTACGCCTGTGAAAACCCGCACATCTTGACGGACGTCCTGAAGACCGACTGGGGCTGGAAAGGCTTCGTCATGTCCGATTGGGGGGCGGTCCATACGGTCGAGGCCGCCAGGGCCGGGCTGGACCAGGAGTCCGGCCAGGAGCTGGACCAAGAAGCCTATTTCGACGCCCCGCTGCGCGCGGCGCTCGCCGACGGAAGGGTCAGTCTTACGAGACTGAACGACATGGTGGGGCGGATCTTGCGCAGCCAGCTGGCCACGGGCCTGATGGATCCGCTTCCCGCGGCCGGCCCCTACGACAAGGCCGCAGACGCCGCGATTGCCCAGGCCGAGGCGGAGGCCGGCCTTTTGCTGCTCAAGAACGAAGGCGACATCCTGCCGCTTGCCGCCGGCGCCCGGCGTATCGCCGTGATCGGCGGCCATGCCGATGTCGGGGTTCTTTCCGGCGGCGGCTCATCCCAGGTGATCCCCGCCGGGTCGCTCGTACGCGCGCGGCCGGCCGCCTCGCCGGCATGGAGCGAGGGGATCGTCTACCATCCCTCCTCGCCGCTGGCGGCGATCCGCAGCCGTGCGGGAAGCGGCGTCGTACAATTCGATCCGGGCGAGGACATCGCCTCCGCCGCCAGGCTCGCGCGAGACAGCGACGTCGCTGTCGTCTTCGCCGAGCAATGGACCACCGAGGGTGCGGACGCCCCGCTCAGCCTCTCCGATCACCAGGAGGCTCTGATTGGCGCCGTGGCGACCGCCAATCCCAGGACCATCGTCGTACTGGAGAACGGGGGCCCGGTGCTCATGCCCTGGATCGACGCCGCCAAGGCCGTGGTCGAGGCCTGGTATCCCGGCCAGCGCGGCGGGGAAGCGATCGCCCGATTGCTGTTCGGCGAGGTGTCGCCAAAGGGCCGCCTGCCCGTGACGTTCGCCGCAGGTCCCGACCAGCTGGTGCGCCCATCGCCCCCCGGACTTGCCATGGCGACGGCGGAAGGACTGAAACCGGAGGCGCAGGCGCCCTTCGCCGTGAACTATGTCGAAGGGTCTTCTGTGGGCTACCGATGGTTCGCCGAGAAGGATCGAAAGCCGCTGTTTCCGTTCGGCTATGGCCTGTCCTACACCCGCTTTCACTACGGCCGCCTGAAAGCGACGGGCGGATCCGGGGTCACGGTTCAGGTCGAGGTGGCCAATATCGGCCAACGGCCCGGCGTGGCGGTCGCCCAACTCTATCTCGCCAAAAGTCCGGGCCGCACGCAACAGCGGCTCCTGGGCTGGCGACGGGTCGCGCTCAAACCGGGCGAACGGCGCAGGGTCGAGATCACCGCCGAGCCGCGGCTGCTCGCGGACTGGGACGAGGCCGCGCATGACTGGCGGATAAGGCCCGGCGCATACGCCCTTTTCGTCGGCGACAACGCCGATGATCGCGCCGCCACCGCGCAGGCCGTCCTGCGCGGGGCCGAACTCAAGCCGTGA
- a CDS encoding carboxylesterase/lipase family protein encodes MSFVNPDRRTLFLGLGGALAAPALARAQADSPVATTARGRLRGLRERGVCVFRGIPYAGPVSGRDRRFKAPPPAPSWTGVRDATHLGAPAIQPVGGPGAEPPPSEDCLFLNIWTPAADGAQRPVMFYSHGGGFTVGSGGRAYQDGANLAREQDVVVVASNHRLGLFGYLYLGHLLGPEYEGNQGLQDLVAALAWVKENISAFGGDPDNVMIFGESGGGGKTACLYAMPGAAPYFNKASIESPIGPEDRTPEEATDSARRLMKALGLTDPRQLLDAPAAALLGYQTGGDAQLTPGAQNRSRPQADDSRAFWPFIDGRILPEVPFKTGAPLVSADKPLIIGGCRDEAVFFFLFGDKSVFRLDDAGLHERLKRVLGPGSDDWTAAFRRTRPTATPSQLFMAILTATPWRAHAVRIAETKAAQARASVYSYILNYASPARVPGTDFAMGSPHASDIAMKFDNVDAAAPGGGFGADSSEARRRCARNMSTLWGSFAHTGRPAAPGQPAWPAYTLPGRETLLIDAECRVESDPEGEERRFWQARPDAEQIRY; translated from the coding sequence ATGTCCTTTGTGAATCCTGACCGGCGCACCCTCTTCCTCGGCTTGGGGGGCGCCCTGGCGGCGCCTGCATTGGCCCGCGCCCAGGCTGACAGCCCCGTCGCGACCACCGCACGCGGACGCCTTCGTGGACTGCGCGAGCGCGGCGTCTGCGTCTTTCGAGGCATTCCCTATGCCGGCCCAGTGTCAGGTCGAGATCGCCGCTTCAAGGCGCCGCCGCCCGCCCCGTCCTGGACCGGCGTGCGCGACGCAACGCACCTGGGCGCCCCCGCCATTCAGCCTGTGGGCGGGCCCGGCGCCGAACCTCCGCCGTCGGAAGACTGTCTGTTCCTCAATATCTGGACGCCGGCGGCTGACGGGGCCCAGCGCCCGGTCATGTTCTACAGCCACGGGGGCGGTTTCACAGTCGGCTCAGGCGGCCGCGCCTACCAGGACGGCGCGAACCTCGCGCGCGAGCAGGACGTGGTCGTCGTGGCCAGCAACCACCGCCTCGGCCTCTTCGGGTACCTCTATCTCGGTCACCTGCTGGGCCCCGAGTACGAAGGCAATCAGGGCCTCCAGGATCTGGTCGCAGCCTTGGCCTGGGTGAAGGAAAACATCTCCGCGTTCGGGGGCGACCCCGACAATGTGATGATTTTTGGCGAGAGCGGCGGCGGCGGCAAGACCGCCTGCCTCTACGCCATGCCCGGGGCGGCGCCCTACTTCAACAAGGCCTCCATCGAAAGTCCGATCGGCCCGGAAGACCGGACACCCGAGGAAGCGACCGACAGCGCCCGCCGGTTGATGAAGGCCCTGGGCCTGACCGATCCGCGCCAGCTGCTGGATGCGCCGGCCGCCGCCCTTCTTGGCTATCAGACGGGCGGCGACGCCCAGCTCACCCCGGGCGCGCAGAACCGATCGCGGCCGCAGGCCGACGACAGCCGCGCCTTCTGGCCCTTCATCGACGGACGCATCCTGCCCGAGGTCCCGTTCAAGACCGGCGCGCCCCTCGTCTCGGCGGACAAGCCGCTCATCATCGGCGGCTGCCGGGACGAGGCGGTTTTCTTCTTCCTGTTCGGCGACAAGAGCGTCTTCCGCCTGGATGACGCAGGCCTACACGAGCGGCTGAAGAGGGTCCTCGGTCCAGGATCGGACGATTGGACCGCCGCTTTTCGGCGCACGCGACCGACCGCCACGCCATCCCAACTGTTCATGGCCATTTTGACCGCCACGCCCTGGCGTGCGCACGCCGTGCGCATCGCCGAGACCAAGGCGGCCCAGGCTCGGGCCTCAGTCTATTCCTACATTTTGAACTACGCCTCCCCGGCGCGCGTGCCCGGAACGGACTTTGCGATGGGCTCGCCGCACGCCTCGGACATCGCCATGAAATTCGACAATGTCGACGCCGCAGCGCCAGGCGGCGGCTTCGGCGCGGACTCGTCCGAGGCGCGGCGCCGCTGCGCGCGGAACATGAGCACCCTTTGGGGGAGCTTCGCGCACACAGGGCGTCCGGCGGCGCCGGGTCAGCCTGCATGGCCCGCCTACACCTTGCCGGGCCGCGAGACCTTGCTGATCGATGCGGAGTGCCGGGTCGAAAGCGACCCGGAAGGCGAGGAACGCCGCTTCTGGCAAGCAAGGCCGGATGCCGAGCAGATCCGCTACTGA
- a CDS encoding alpha-L-rhamnosidase-related protein has translation MDRRPPCRRLPSPAIALSIAALAPALCVGRAEAAQWIGFPGLTGAAPEQGLALQFRREIELKAPPQTLRVRVSADSRYVLYVNGLRAAAGPARGDLGHWRYETIDIAPDLKPGANVIAAEVWSDGAAAPLAQVTTGHTAFWLQTEHGLLGEAFDSGPGWRVRVDPSRSVSPARAQLRQEHVPGFYAAGAPETLDAKLEATDWNASASGAPGWTQAAPANDGQPPSVTLQADALPSQLLEPIAGGRLVRAVGVEGGAFPQGPVLVPAHAEAKLLIDAGRVQSAYPLLLTSGGAGATVSLTYAEALYDPANPLFAEAMAKEPGEGPELLPRFFDRATVDHGVALGLTDTVKPDGDDHHRFSPFWWRTWRFVEISVKTGDQPLTLDSFQALETRYPFAQTGRFVSSDDELNRVWRIGWDTARLDAHETYMDTAYWEQLQYIGDTRLQMLISYAVSGDPRLAVQALDAFDASSVVEGIPQSAYPSTSKNLIPPFALLWIDSLHDYWMRQPDRAVLKRTLPGARAVLDWYAPYLREAGVLRMTPGWLFVDWRPTLSEMNPRHEARPDSCVITLMYYGALRDAADLETAVGSRRKAREDQNQAAKVRTGLLSQCWSDERGLFADAPAKTRFSQHANALAVLYDLVPRARQREVLDRITTRAGALQAPDGIIPVTYYFAFYLAEAFDHAGLADRYLGMLQPWREMVRRGFTTYPENPDPSRSDSHAWSAHPTAGLLTYVAGIHPAAPGFARVRIEPHLGPLTRLDAAAAHPLGLIETLYVLGEHGGSATITLPAGLGGDFVWKGRRRPLHGGRNRFGLD, from the coding sequence ATGGACCGCCGCCCCCCCTGCCGCCGCCTTCCGAGCCCGGCCATCGCGCTGTCAATCGCCGCCCTGGCCCCCGCGCTTTGCGTCGGCCGGGCGGAGGCGGCGCAATGGATCGGCTTTCCCGGCCTGACCGGCGCGGCGCCGGAACAAGGCCTCGCGCTGCAGTTCCGCCGAGAGATCGAGCTGAAAGCCCCACCGCAAACCTTGAGGGTCAGGGTCAGCGCCGATAGCCGCTATGTTCTCTATGTCAACGGGCTGCGCGCAGCGGCCGGCCCTGCCCGCGGCGACCTTGGCCATTGGCGGTACGAGACGATCGACATCGCGCCCGACCTGAAGCCCGGCGCCAACGTCATCGCCGCCGAAGTGTGGAGCGACGGCGCCGCTGCACCGCTGGCCCAGGTCACGACCGGCCATACCGCCTTTTGGCTCCAGACCGAACATGGCCTCCTCGGCGAGGCCTTCGACAGCGGGCCGGGCTGGCGCGTGCGGGTCGACCCGTCGCGCTCGGTCTCGCCAGCGCGCGCCCAGCTGCGCCAGGAGCACGTGCCTGGATTCTATGCCGCCGGAGCGCCGGAGACGCTGGACGCAAAGCTCGAAGCGACGGACTGGAACGCCTCGGCCAGCGGCGCGCCGGGATGGACGCAGGCTGCGCCAGCCAACGATGGCCAGCCGCCATCCGTCACCTTGCAAGCCGATGCCTTACCGTCGCAATTGTTGGAACCCATCGCCGGCGGTCGTCTCGTGCGCGCCGTGGGCGTGGAGGGCGGCGCCTTTCCCCAAGGGCCGGTGCTCGTTCCCGCGCATGCGGAAGCCAAACTGCTGATCGACGCCGGCCGGGTCCAGTCCGCTTATCCCTTATTGCTGACCTCAGGCGGCGCGGGCGCCACCGTTTCCCTGACCTATGCCGAAGCGCTCTACGATCCGGCCAATCCGCTCTTCGCCGAGGCGATGGCCAAGGAACCGGGAGAGGGCCCCGAACTTCTTCCCCGCTTCTTCGATCGCGCCACTGTCGACCACGGCGTCGCCTTAGGCCTGACCGACACCGTCAAGCCCGACGGCGATGATCATCACCGTTTCTCGCCCTTCTGGTGGCGCACCTGGCGGTTCGTCGAGATCAGCGTCAAGACCGGCGACCAGCCCCTGACGCTGGACTCGTTCCAGGCGCTGGAGACCCGCTACCCGTTCGCCCAAACAGGCCGGTTCGTCAGCAGTGACGACGAGCTCAACCGCGTCTGGCGCATCGGATGGGACACCGCCCGTCTCGACGCGCACGAAACCTATATGGACACCGCCTACTGGGAGCAGCTGCAATACATCGGCGACACGCGCCTGCAGATGCTGATCTCCTACGCGGTGTCGGGCGATCCCCGGCTCGCGGTTCAGGCCCTTGATGCGTTCGACGCTTCCAGTGTGGTGGAGGGCATTCCCCAGTCCGCCTATCCCTCCACCAGCAAGAACCTCATTCCGCCATTCGCCCTGCTCTGGATCGACAGCCTGCACGACTACTGGATGCGGCAGCCGGACCGCGCGGTGCTCAAGCGGACCCTGCCCGGCGCGCGCGCGGTGCTCGACTGGTATGCGCCCTATCTGCGCGAGGCGGGCGTGCTGCGCATGACGCCGGGCTGGCTGTTCGTCGATTGGCGACCCACGCTGTCGGAAATGAACCCGCGCCACGAGGCGCGCCCGGACAGCTGCGTCATCACCCTGATGTACTATGGCGCTCTGCGGGACGCCGCCGACCTCGAGACGGCCGTCGGCAGCCGTCGCAAGGCGCGGGAGGACCAGAACCAGGCCGCCAAGGTGCGGACCGGCCTGCTCTCCCAATGCTGGTCGGACGAGCGCGGCCTGTTCGCCGACGCGCCGGCCAAGACCCGCTTCAGCCAGCACGCCAACGCCCTGGCCGTGCTCTATGACCTGGTCCCCAGGGCGCGCCAGCGGGAGGTTCTGGACCGCATCACAACGCGCGCCGGCGCACTGCAAGCGCCCGACGGGATCATTCCGGTCACCTACTATTTCGCCTTCTACCTGGCCGAGGCCTTCGATCACGCCGGTCTCGCCGACCGCTATCTCGGCATGCTCCAGCCCTGGCGCGAGATGGTTCGGCGCGGCTTCACCACCTATCCCGAGAACCCTGATCCATCGCGCTCCGACAGCCATGCCTGGAGCGCTCACCCGACCGCCGGCCTTTTGACCTACGTCGCCGGCATCCATCCCGCCGCGCCGGGATTTGCGCGGGTGAGGATCGAGCCTCATCTCGGCCCCCTGACCCGCCTCGACGCGGCTGCGGCCCATCCGCTCGGCCTGATCGAGACCTTGTACGTCTTAGGCGAGCACGGCGGCTCGGCCACGATCACCTTGCCTGCAGGCCTCGGTGGGGATTTCGTCTGGAAAGGGCGTCGGCGGCCCCTGCACGGCGGGCGCAACCGCTTCGGCCTCGATTGA
- a CDS encoding MFS transporter: MNKARAPHPTLLLVVCCWAALAEGFNLQAAGVTLPILAPLFKLSSGDGRGVLGGFLSTKSLFLSSSTFGLLFGALVGGRAADLIGRGRVASASVTLLAVFSAATALCGDASSLLWCRFLAGLGLGGALPNLIAMVSEAAGAGRRNTAMGFLYASLPMGGVSVSLLSYLFGDQAHWRLIYLVGGAVPLIAAPALLRLGPPRPEGASAGRAMAVGQVLFGPRARRTLVLWLAFFCALIAQYVLLGWMPSLLVAKGFSHPQAALAQLAFNLLGAIGSAATGALSDRAGRKRIVAITFIAAIVALVLVSLAPPAFALSIGLSALLGWAVSGSQTLVYAVAPTVYPAEARGAGVGFAVAVGRVGAALGPLVAGAMLATGGGPTSVLGLLAALMALAGAAALWLCSAER, encoded by the coding sequence ATGAACAAGGCTCGTGCGCCGCATCCGACGCTGCTCCTCGTGGTTTGCTGCTGGGCGGCGTTGGCCGAAGGGTTCAACCTTCAGGCGGCTGGGGTGACGTTGCCGATCCTGGCGCCGCTGTTCAAACTGAGCTCCGGCGATGGGCGCGGCGTCCTGGGCGGCTTTCTATCCACCAAGAGCCTCTTCTTAAGCTCGAGCACCTTTGGCCTGCTTTTCGGAGCACTGGTCGGCGGCCGCGCGGCGGATCTCATTGGACGCGGGCGCGTGGCCTCGGCTTCGGTGACGCTGCTCGCGGTGTTTTCCGCGGCCACCGCCTTGTGCGGCGATGCGAGCAGCCTGCTCTGGTGCCGGTTCCTGGCCGGTCTCGGCCTCGGCGGAGCCTTGCCCAATCTGATCGCGATGGTCTCCGAAGCCGCCGGCGCGGGCCGGCGCAATACGGCCATGGGCTTCCTCTACGCCAGCCTGCCCATGGGCGGCGTCAGCGTCAGCCTGCTCAGCTATCTCTTTGGCGACCAGGCCCACTGGCGGCTCATCTACCTGGTCGGCGGCGCCGTCCCCCTGATCGCCGCGCCGGCGCTTCTGCGCCTTGGCCCGCCACGGCCGGAAGGCGCGAGCGCCGGGCGCGCCATGGCGGTTGGCCAGGTCCTGTTTGGTCCGCGCGCCAGGCGAACCCTGGTCCTCTGGCTTGCCTTCTTCTGCGCGCTGATCGCGCAGTATGTTCTGCTCGGCTGGATGCCGTCACTGCTGGTGGCGAAGGGCTTCAGCCATCCGCAGGCGGCGCTGGCCCAGCTCGCCTTCAACCTCTTGGGTGCGATCGGCAGCGCAGCGACCGGGGCCTTGTCCGACCGCGCCGGACGAAAGCGCATCGTCGCGATCACTTTCATCGCCGCAATCGTCGCCCTGGTCCTGGTGTCGCTGGCTCCGCCAGCCTTCGCGCTCTCGATCGGCCTGAGCGCCCTGCTCGGCTGGGCGGTCTCTGGCAGTCAGACCCTCGTCTACGCCGTTGCGCCGACCGTCTATCCGGCGGAGGCGCGCGGGGCCGGCGTCGGCTTCGCCGTGGCGGTGGGCCGGGTCGGCGCAGCGCTGGGTCCGCTGGTCGCCGGCGCGATGCTTGCGACGGGCGGCGGGCCGACATCCGTATTGGGTCTTCTCGCGGCGCTGATGGCCTTGGCAGGCGCTGCAGCCCTGTGGCTTTGCAGCGCGGAACGCTGA